The following proteins are encoded in a genomic region of Desulfosporosinus youngiae DSM 17734:
- a CDS encoding RNA-binding S4 domain-containing protein, which yields MRIDKYLKVSRLIKRRTVAKDVCVGEKISINGKTVKPSAEVKIGDRITLEFANRVIEVRVLSTPNSVKANEAQALYETIRDERRTES from the coding sequence ATGCGTATTGATAAATATCTGAAAGTATCTCGGCTTATAAAGCGGCGAACCGTTGCTAAAGATGTTTGTGTTGGAGAGAAGATCTCAATTAACGGAAAAACAGTTAAACCTTCAGCAGAAGTTAAAATAGGGGACCGTATCACTTTGGAATTTGCAAATCGGGTGATTGAGGTTCGGGTGCTGTCAACTCCAAATAGTGTTAAAGCCAACGAAGCACAGGCACTTTACGAAACGATTCGTGATGAACGAAGGACAGAGTCTTAA
- the yabP gene encoding sporulation protein YabP, whose translation MVDKVPKGHRLVMENRELIELTGVRKVQSFDPKEIVLETELGILSVKGEQLGIKLLNLEEGLVDLQGFVAALVYHRNSGDASRRGFLNRVFR comes from the coding sequence ATGGTTGACAAAGTTCCCAAAGGACATCGCCTTGTCATGGAAAATCGAGAACTTATCGAATTGACAGGGGTTCGAAAAGTTCAGTCCTTTGACCCCAAGGAAATTGTCCTTGAAACTGAACTTGGGATATTAAGTGTCAAAGGGGAGCAGTTAGGCATAAAGTTGCTCAATCTTGAGGAGGGGTTAGTGGATTTACAAGGCTTTGTCGCTGCGTTAGTTTATCATCGAAATTCCGGCGATGCTTCACGCCGGGGATTTTTGAACAGAGTATTCCGTTAA
- the yabQ gene encoding spore cortex biosynthesis protein YabQ yields the protein MSEFETFFWIITGGAAVGLVFDFYRSFRKWLNWGRILTFGGDVLFSLVAMGILFCFFERANALDFRFYIIWGSLLGLALYLRLLSRFSLRCFNGFYRLISFLANLIHRAIMIPVRALVLIMRPPYAMLRWLSMLLYRIGEIILVERIMRINRRLREWWKGFLPPRINH from the coding sequence ATCTCAGAATTTGAGACTTTTTTTTGGATAATCACTGGGGGAGCAGCAGTTGGATTGGTTTTTGACTTTTACCGCTCATTTCGAAAATGGCTAAACTGGGGACGAATCTTGACGTTTGGCGGGGATGTATTATTTTCTTTGGTTGCTATGGGTATTCTTTTTTGCTTTTTTGAAAGAGCAAATGCTCTGGACTTTCGTTTTTATATTATTTGGGGCAGCTTGTTAGGTCTGGCACTATATCTAAGATTATTGAGTCGTTTTTCTCTACGATGCTTTAACGGTTTCTATAGATTGATATCCTTTCTGGCAAATCTTATCCACAGAGCCATCATGATTCCGGTCAGGGCTTTGGTACTTATCATGAGACCTCCGTATGCGATGTTACGGTGGTTAAGCATGCTTCTCTATCGGATCGGAGAGATTATTCTTGTTGAGCGGATTATGCGTATTAACAGGAGGTTGAGAGAGTGGTGGAAGGGGTTCTTACCCCCCAGAATAAATCACTAA
- a CDS encoding sigma factor-like helix-turn-helix DNA-binding protein: MHLEIRGLEKLSFRERQAVMLKESGKSLEDISKRLHLSQSSVATLLTRARSKGYEIVCIIPGGELGLEGEELDEDGSSED, encoded by the coding sequence GTGCATCTAGAAATTAGGGGTTTGGAAAAACTAAGTTTTCGGGAACGCCAAGCAGTGATGCTTAAGGAAAGTGGAAAGTCGCTGGAGGATATCTCTAAAAGACTTCATCTCAGCCAGAGTTCTGTAGCAACTCTCTTAACCCGCGCCAGAAGTAAAGGGTATGAAATCGTTTGTATTATTCCAGGTGGTGAACTTGGTTTAGAAGGAGAGGAATTGGATGAAGACGGATCGTCTGAAGATTAA
- a CDS encoding FtsB family cell division protein encodes MKTDRLKINSKHRPRVRIRRSSVLILCVVMIVVGSSAWQIWKLRSQVEEQLAQLNQEKVKLLQQEKLLNDEIARLNNPSYIEQLAREQLGLVKQGEILISPKN; translated from the coding sequence ATGAAGACGGATCGTCTGAAGATTAACTCTAAACATCGCCCAAGGGTTCGGATTCGTCGCAGTTCTGTATTGATATTATGCGTAGTCATGATAGTTGTGGGAAGCTCGGCTTGGCAAATATGGAAACTTCGCTCTCAGGTTGAAGAGCAATTAGCTCAATTAAATCAAGAAAAGGTTAAATTGCTTCAACAAGAGAAACTTCTGAATGATGAGATTGCACGGCTGAACAACCCAAGTTATATTGAGCAGTTAGCCCGGGAGCAGCTAGGTCTCGTAAAACAAGGTGAAATTCTCATTTCTCCCAAGAATTAG
- a CDS encoding S1 RNA-binding domain-containing protein yields MAIDVGSIVEGVVTGITNFGAFIELPDRVTGLVHISEVADAYVKDVRDYLKEQDHVKVKVIHVDEKGKIGLSIKQANPTVRNVGRERRLPPTISFEDKLAKFIKDSDERQTEFRRATDSKRGGRGSSRY; encoded by the coding sequence ATGGCCATTGACGTTGGCAGTATTGTTGAAGGGGTCGTAACAGGGATCACGAACTTTGGAGCATTTATTGAATTACCGGATAGAGTTACCGGACTCGTACATATCTCGGAAGTCGCTGATGCCTATGTCAAGGACGTTCGAGATTACTTGAAGGAACAGGATCATGTTAAGGTAAAGGTTATTCATGTTGATGAAAAGGGAAAGATTGGGCTCTCAATCAAGCAAGCAAACCCCACCGTTCGTAATGTGGGTCGTGAACGCCGTCTTCCGCCAACGATATCTTTTGAGGATAAACTGGCTAAGTTTATAAAAGACAGTGATGAACGTCAAACTGAGTTTCGCCGGGCCACGGACTCTAAACGTGGAGGTAGAGGATCAAGCAGATACTAA